In the genome of Arachis stenosperma cultivar V10309 chromosome 2, arast.V10309.gnm1.PFL2, whole genome shotgun sequence, the window attgtgaacAACCATTCCACGTGGAATCCAAccttaattattatatatacactatatttattgattggtttatTCTTTCTATGCTTTCTCTTACATATGCTTCAGCCTTCAGCAGAAAATGAAATGTGGCTATCATGTTTCTACTATATTCTCTATTGAAATAGCCTTCGGCAGAAGATTAATTTATCGtggatttgaattttatttaaaagtttgtTGTTGACCAATgaattattgtatataaaagaCGGAATTCGAATCTTCGACACTTATTTAAAGTAACGAATGAACTGACTATTCGACCAAATGACCAATTcaaattgattaattttttttttaatttttagtagtCTAGAATTTGAACTCTATGACAAGGGGAACAAATATACTAGAGATataattttactattttaaattaaatgaaattagtgaaattcttaaaaatatcatttaaacaacaataaaaaaggCAATATATTTTAGTATGGAATATTTGAAGGGTAGGACAAAACAAAAGAACTTTAACTTTGCTTAGAAAAATGTattgtttttatataatttaaaaaaagaaaaagagtcaCAAGAGGAACAGTGACTTACATGATTTCTTTAGGAGACCAAAGAATGGCATAGTGATGAAAATCTTTGGTAGGATCAAACCACAAATGGAACTTCATCTCTCTTCCTATAATCGTTCCATCCCCACTTCCTCTTATGTAAACATTTGTTTGTAAAGTATAAGGTTTTCCAAATGTGGTCCCAAGAAACTCTATGTCCACTTCATCATGGAACCCAGGGTGTGCTTCATTGTTAGAAAGCTgcaatataattaattaattaagctAGCTAATAAACATGATTAATAATAATGTACAAAGCTAATTCAAATtgttcattttgtaactcaaattaattaatttgatcatATGATGAAAATATTATACATAGAAAGCTGTTATAACTCCTGCAGTGTAGCCAGGGTGGAGCTTAATTGAAGCACCAAAGTAACCTGATCTAAATGGACGAACTGATTTGAATCCACTCCCtgttaaccaaaaaaaaaaaaaaaaagatatacaTTTCAATGATGCATAGTAAATAGATTATTAACACATTTAATTaaccaagaaaataattttctttgttGAGAATACTTGTGCATTTACAATTTAAATAGTAGTTTTAATTATTCTGTTcgtttatataattttattaaatttgtaatttagatctttatatattttttttaattgggtacattatttttaattttgtaattaagtcctTGTTAGTGTAAAAAGTATtataattaatagaatatttatCCACAAATTAAAGCATCTAcagttaaaaatataattatatctttgatcacatattttttttgagagaaatattctattaattttaatattttttatacgaaaagaatctaattacaaaattaaaagtactGGAAGAACtcaattaacaaaaaaaaaagtacaaagatctaattaaaaatttgatgaaattataagaactaacaaaataattaaatcttaatAATACATTTAATACTGTTACAAAaatatctatattttttttgtaacttatatatatatatgaacaaTGCATTAAATGtggttaaaaaaaatatttaagtatattatttcttataaatatatttaaaaaataattttataggcattctgaaaagaaaaattaaataagtatGTGATAATGTGTTGAATAATGCTATATAGTAGATAGATAATGCATTTagcaaattaaaattaaagttaaactAACCTGAGGTTCTATCAAGCCAAATTGTTAATGCATTATTGTTGTCAAGTGCTTGGTGTTGAGGACCCCAAAGGTTTCTAAATCCTTTGTAAAAGTTCATAGACCTGAATTTGTGACTTGGCCAGTATCCTGGTGAAGGAGGCCAATATCCACTGCTTGAATAACAAGGTTCCATAAACAGTGATGAAGAAATAGCAAAGAGAAATAATAGTAGAGCCTTCATCATATGAATGAATGAATTTGATGAAAGAAAAGAATGATGTATGCTGGTGATTCTGGGAAGTGTCTATAAATGCAGGTTTGTGTGAGTGTGAGAGTGAAAGAGAAAGACAGAGACTTATCAAGATCATGAACAACAGAGTATGGTAGTAgtacattatttttatataataataaaataaatatgagaATAATTAATGGGCCCCCTtctaaagagaaaaaaaaattgtggtgaatttgaggaggGATTAAAATACTAGCTAATTAATCATATTAATGATTAATTGAGGAATGGTGCATAGTCCAAATATTGTAGAatgttttattaatattaaaaaattggaGGAGTGCTAGGACAGCACTTTTGTGAAATTCTGTTCGACACTTAACTATCAAAAGAAAATTGAATGATTTTACATTATTAAATACAATCTTACACCATTAAAAACATCATTGATAGCTAAAAAGTAAAAACCACAAAATTTGGGCTCATTTTTTTGAATATGTAAATTCTGTGTGTGTTGTGCATGGTTATGGAAATGTGTGGTGCTAGACATGAACGTAGGAATAGTTTTTTCTGAATTATGAAGTGAAAAAATGGACTGTTCGATTTCtttattaaaaagaattaagAACACAAATCAGACGGTCCAATTTGTGTGGAAGAAaaaatcggagggtccgatttgtattttttatttttttattttgaaaacaaaaatcgGATAGTCCGATttgaatattaaaatttttttaattgtcaaaaatacaaattaaaaatattttttaattttttaaacacaaattaaaaaatctgATTTACTCTTGAACTACAACTGCGTCAAGCATCCATATCCTCCATAACTACATTTTACACCGTTCCTCCTGccatatctaaattaaaaaatacaaaatttgcTGGTTTTTTAGGCTTTCTCAAAAAATAGATACtaacaaattaatattttttatcaatattttaaactaatactttattttaaaaattaaaatttataatttaaaatttaataataatgaCAAAAGATATAAAGTTTATTGAATATGCACTACTATTAATGAAAATTGGTTTAACTTGGTTTGAAAGTTTGGAGAAGATGATGACATAGAAGGAGGTAGATGAGGGTGTCTTAAATGCTCCCCAAAAAGTAAAAAACTGTGTCTGTGAAACGTGAATTGTGTCTCTGATCTTTGCAAATAGTTGCTGGAATAACCCCCCATTTTTTTACAATATATAAAAGTCTTTTCACCATCTATCTACCTCTTCATTTTGTCTGTTTTCTAGTCACCATGTAAAGAAAAGTGGGGATCAGATTTTGATGTAGTGAGTAGTAACGGAATAATTCTGTATAGTGGTACcgtttaactaatttaattttttagattctaattatattatAGTGATAATCGAGATTGGATTTCTGATGTTATAGTCATTTTTTAACCCCTTTTCGATCTAACTTAGTAAATAGAATAAtgatttagtattttttttgctacactaaTTAGTGTGAGATAATGACGTTTTCGTTTTGACTTTATTGAACGTCAAATGAcaaaattttcataatttaacGTGATAAAAGAGTGTCAGATTATTGTTATATGGTAAGACAATGTTAAAAAGAGGTTTAGAGAT includes:
- the LOC130961839 gene encoding probable xyloglucan endotransglucosylase/hydrolase protein 32; this translates as MMKALLLFLFAISSSLFMEPCYSSSGYWPPSPGYWPSHKFRSMNFYKGFRNLWGPQHQALDNNNALTIWLDRTSGSGFKSVRPFRSGYFGASIKLHPGYTAGVITAFYLSNNEAHPGFHDEVDIEFLGTTFGKPYTLQTNVYIRGSGDGTIIGREMKFHLWFDPTKDFHHYAILWSPKEIIFLVDDVPIRRYPRKSAYTFPLRPMWVYGSIWDASSWATEDGKYKADYRYQPFVARYTNFKASGCSAYASRWCHPVSASPYRSGGLTRQQYWAMRWVQRHHMVYNYCQDPKRDHRLTPECWG